One Coffea eugenioides isolate CCC68of chromosome 2, Ceug_1.0, whole genome shotgun sequence genomic window, TCAATCACTCCTAGCAAGaaggttttatggaggaattcaagaaataaacggttggatttcaagatttaggcaaggaaaagaaggaaaattgaagaagtttctctcttcttttctctctagttggccggccaagaggatgaaaaatgatgaagaattttggtcaaaatttaatTTAGTAAAGGTGCAAGACTAGTCAAAATTTTAACCTCTAATAGAATTGCAACAAGTGGCCTCCTCAAGTTTATCCCATTCCCTTGTCTTGTAATGCTTAATTAccctagctaacctctaattaacTCATAACACAAGGTCATAGAGTCTTCGTATATTAAAATTTTCCCCAACTACATTTTTACGGTACCgatcgccctagtgggtcccgcAACCACTAGACACCCCTAAAAACACAGAAAATTACCTATATCCAGAAAATGATGTAAAATCCATATTCTCTCATAAAATCCCTCAGAATATTCACATATTAAAGAAAACACTAAAACTAAGCCTAAAAGCCTAAAATAAATGTctggaaataaaaaaaaaaaatttttggggtctcgcactctctcccccttaaagaatttcgtcctcgaaatttctctcCTGAGGCACTAAACAGTTCTGGATATTTTGTTTTCATCTCTTCCTCCATCTCCCAGGTTGCCTCTTCGACTCCGTGGTTCTTCCACAGAATTTTCACCAGTGGAATTTGTTTATTCCTTAGCTCTTTAACTTTTCTATCAAGCACTCGCACAGGTTTCTCCTCGTAAGTAAGGGCTTCATCAATTTCGATCTCTTCCGGCTGGATGATGTGAGTCGGATCGGGGTAATACTTTTTGAGCATTGACACGTGGAATACATCGTGAATCCGCGACAGGTTCGGCGGCAACTCAAGTCGGTATGCTACTTTTCCAACTCGCTGAAGGATCAGAAAAGGTCCTATGTATCTAGGTTGGAGTTTCTTTCCTCTGCCGGCAGTAATACTCCGTAACGGGGTAATCTTAAGGaatacatggtctccaacttcaaactccaaatctttccttcgattATCGGCGTAGCTCTTCTGGCGACTTTGAGCTGTCTCAAGTCTCTGACGAATTAACTTGATCTTTTCTTGggcatcctccatccaaggaatgaCGGTAGAGGCTAGGATCTTCTTCTCTCCCACTTCATCCCAATATATCGGTGAACGGCACCTTCGTCCATAAAGAGCTTCGTACGGTGCCATTTGGATTGACGAGTGGTAACTGTTATTATAGGCGAATTCCACTAatgtcatgtgttgaccccaatTACCCCCGAAATCTagaatgcacgttcgtaacatatcctcgagggtctgaatcgtccgttctgactgtccatccgtctgcgGATGATAAGTGGTGCTCAAATTCAGCTTTGTTCCTAAAGTctcctgaaacttttgccaaaatctgGACACGAAACGTGGGTCTCGGTTGGAAACTATGCTCACGGGTACCCCATGCAATCTCACAATCTCCTCCAAATATACGCGAGCTaacttatccatggaatacttcatattcacagGTAAGAAATGAGCCGACTTGGtcaatcgatcaacgatcacccaaacggcatcatgtcctttttgGGTTATAGGTAGTCCAGAAACAAAGTCCATGGTAatatgttcccatttccattcgggTATTTCCAGAGGCTGCAGTAGTCCCGAGGGTTTCTGGTGTTCGGCCTTAACTTGTTGGCACACTAGACAGGTTTGTACATATTGAGCTATTCCTCTCTTCATCCTATCCCACCAGTATAATTGTCGCAAGTCATGATACATCTTGTTACTTCCTGGATGGATTGTATATTTAGatcgatgagcttcctccaaaatctcccttCTCAAATCTTCATCATTAGGTACCACTATTCGATTCCGAAACCTTAAAAtcccctcaggactcaaattaaaatcagaaatttctccTTTCTTCACCTTTTCCACCCATTTTAGAACTGTCGGATCCTTAATTTGAGCTTCCTTAATCCTACCGAGCAACATGGACGTCACCCGTATATTCCCAAAGGTTATTCTATTATGCTCCAGTCTTGGATTCCACTCTCCAACGGTTCCCAACAATTCCCATTCTTTCACCATTAATCCAGAAATCTGAGCCTTTCGACTTAGggcatcggctaccacattAGCCTTACCCGGATGGTAGTTAATAGTATAATCGTAATCCTCtaagaattccatccaccttcgCTGTCTCATGTTTAACTCCTTCTGGGAAAAgagatacttaaggctcttatggtcGGAATAgacttcaaaggtcaccccgtacaaatagtgtctccactttttcagagcgaaGACCACCGCGGCCAGTTCTAAGTCATGAATGGGATAGTTTTGCTCATGGGTTTTCAGTTTTCTAGACGCATAAGCTATCACATTTTGAtgttgcatcaaaacacatcccaaccCGTCTTTAGAGGCGTCAGTGTAAACAGTGAAACTGTCCTTACCATTAGGCAAGGCCAGGATAGGGGCCATAGTTAACCTCCGCTTCAACTCTTGAAAGCTGGTTTCACACTTATCACTCCACAGAAATCGTCCACCCTTCTTTGTTAAATCGGTTAAGGGACTGGCAAGTTTCgaaaaatcttgaataaatCGACGGTAGTACCCAGCCAACCCTAGAAAACTCCGAACCTCAGTAGGGTTGTCGGGTCTTTTCCACTCAGTCACTGCCTCTACCTTGGCTGGATCCACAGCAATTCCCTTCTTTGAAATCACGTGCCCCAGAAAAGAAACCCATTCTAGCCAAAACTCACATTTACTAAATTTGGCATAtaattggtgctctcttagaGTTTGCAGGACCTCATTCAAATGTTGTCCATGCTCCTCATGgttttttgaataaaccaatATGTCATCGATAAAAACAACGAAAAATCGGTcgagatagggtttgaaaatccgATGCATGAGGTCCATGAAGAtagcaggggcattggtcagcCCAAAGGCATCACGGCAAATTCATTGTGCCCATACCGAGAATTGAAGGCAGTTTTAGGCACATCTTCCTTTCTAATCAACAGTTGGTAATATCCCTGTCGAAGGTctaacttcgagaagaccaccgcaccttgtaattgatcaaataattcatcaatatggggtagtggatacttattcttaatggttACGTTTTTCAACCCTCGGTAATCAATACACATTCTCAAGGtcccgtccttctttttaacaaatagaacAGGTGCCCCCCAAGGTGATCCACTTTCATGAATAAAACCCCGCTCTAGCAGATCTTGCAATTGTAATTTTAACTCTTTGAGTTCCGCAGgtgccattcggtaaggggttctGGAAATAGGAGAAGTCCCAGGTAAGAGGTTAATTTCTAACTCAATTTCTCTTTCGGGAGGTAGATTCACTAATTCGTCAGGAAAGACATCTGGGTATTCACGCACCACTGGAACATCTTCTATGGTCAGTTTATCGGTAGGAGTGTTAAGAAGAAAAGCTAGAAACCCTTGTGCCCCTCTACTCAaaagtttcctagctcgaatacCTGAAATCATAGCAGATGAGGCTAGACTACCCCTCACATCTAACCTCAAAGTTGCCTCCCCAGGAATACAAAATTCCACTAGTTTCCTCTTACAGTCTAGTTGGGCATTATATCGAGCCAACCAATCCATGCCCAGAATCACATTGTATCCCTTTATGGCTAAACTTATCAGATTCCCCAATAACTTCCTCTCACCTACCCAAATCTCATAATTTGTATACATTTCACTAGAAATCAGGCATTGGTTccccgtaggagtactaacttcCAGCTCATAGGGAAGAGTGACAGGGTTTATATCAATTCCACACATAAACTCGGGATTAACGAAGGAATGGGTGGCTccagggtctatcaaaattctAGCTAGGCGGTGGaagacaggaatcgtaccttccactacctcgGCCGAGTCAGGAACTAGACGTTGTTCTATGAAGTATACACGAGCAGGTACCTTTGGTTTGGCTCCTTCTACCCGTGACTGATTTGAGGTAGCCTTGGACGTATGCGTAGTTCCTTTCGCTTCTCGGGATTGGACCGGACAACTGGCGAGCCGGTGCTCTGCACTTCCGCATCGTAAACACTTGTTCTGCTTCCTCCAGCAGTCGTCATCCGTGTGGTTTGGTTTTCCGCAGAAGCTACACGGCCCACGAGAAACAGTGGCGGAACTCCCCTGGGAGCCGCTCCTTTGCGGGCCTCGTCCCGGTTGACTTCCTCGAGAAGGAGCCCCTCTTGCCGTACCCGAGAATCGTCCCCCTCCGGCTCCCCTTCCAAATTTAGCAggggtacctttatccccttgaGTTGAGCTACTCCCAGAAGCTCCACGCTTTCGATTTTGAAAATTCCTCACTTGAAGCCGGGCGTTCTCGGATCGTAAAGCTTTCTCAACGGCATCATTGAAGGTGGTGATTTGGGCTACGGCCAAGTCCTTTTGAATTTCTACATTAAGTCCTTGAAGGAAGCGTCTCGCCCTCCTTTGTTCAGTCAGAATAAGTTCAGGGGCAAACTTGGACAGGCgtgtgaattggctctcatattcggccaccgATTGCGTGCCTTGGCGTAGACGAATAAATTCGTATTCCTTTTTCTCCTGAACCAATGGCGGAAAATACTTGGCATTGAATTCCCTGACGAAGTTTGCCCATGTCCTTGGCATCTGTTCTCGCTCCCACTTTGTCCGGATAATGTTCCACCAAGAGCGAGCAGCCCCTTCGAGTTGGAAAACCGCAAAAGTCACTTGCCTCTCGTCCGAATAATGTAAGGCGGCAAAAATGTctatcatcttctccagccactgCTCGGCTACGTCCGGCTCGGGTCCTACAAGAAACTTAGGTGGAGAAAAtttttggaatcgttcgagagctcgaTCCTCGCTCTCGATATGATTtccagggttcccagggttgCCGACTGGTGGATTAGGGTTGGGGCCCTGATGTTGTACCACCTGGGCCAGGAGATCAGTCATCCGctggatagcagcggctacCTGAATATTGGGATCGATTTGGGGCTCAGGATTTGGTTCGGGCATTGAAGTTCCCGTACCCCGTTCAGTCGTGGGCTATCTACCCCCACGTCCCCGTCCTCGACCACTACGCGTGCCTTCCATCGATCTAGATCAATCTAGGGTCCAAATATAGACATAACTATAAACATAGCGTCAACGTAAAAAGGCACATACCCCCTATTGCATAACAATAAACATAACCACTTAACCAAACAATAACTTCATAAGACATTTAAGCACATAACACATGTTCATAGTACTCACAACAAGATCAAGTATTTACCaaaacagtcagtcaagtacaaacaGGGAAAGCCTCTTACGAAAAAGTCAACAACAAAAGTCATATATACAAAGCTAGTCCAACGTACAAAACGGCTAGCTAAGGTTCATTCCCGGCCTACCATTCCGTATCCCTTATATAAACAAgagtcaaaatcatccaaaatagCTTAAGAGCCAAGCCCTAGCCCACCGTGGGACTAGAGGACCCACCCGCCTGGGCGGGTTCACCTCCAACCCCGCCTCCTATGCAAGAGCCCTCATCGCTCTCGTCCCCTAACAAGTCATCACATAGGTTCAAAATCGATCCCGCTCTCTCCCTCAGTTGCCTCGCCCTCTTGACCATACGTTCGCGTGCCTCTCCAAGTTGTGTACATAAGTCGTCCACCCTATCTTGACCTTCAACCAGGTCATATTCCAATTCCCTAATTCGCTTAGCTTGCCTCTTGTTGGCCTCCCTTAGTTGGTTCGTTTCGGCTTCTAGCCTCGCATTATCCTTGGCCAACTCCTTCCTTTCCTTGACCACGGCCAATACGACGGTATTGGGGTAGGCAAACTTGTGACGGCACTCACAACGCCGAAGGCGACTAGCCGGACTCCAGCGTACAGTGGCCCCTCTTGGCCGGATTTGGTACTTGATCATAGGAAGTACTCCACGGCCCCGCTCCACAGTCGATCTCTCATCAGGTCCACTATGCGcatccatcctacaccaaaaacGTAGTTAAACTTAAACATCCTAAGGAGGATAATCAAATACAAGTCCCAAATCGAGAATTTTCTACCACGCCCAGGTTAATctaaacctaggctctgataccacttgtgacgaccccatcttcccctaaggtgaactaGAGGGGTTAacggaccacctgcccagctctcgccaggactacgaacCCGAAACACACCAACCGTACCTAACTCACGAGAGAAATTCAATAAAACAAGCGATTAACCCTTAGTAAGGTACTCATACTACCACAATATGACCACGGAAGAAAGTGTAGCGCTCGAGCACTTGATCGGTCAAGAAAAcgaaaacaaccaaaattttcCGCGGATGAACAGTGACGGGCCACGTCActatccggccagattctggccggatatccggccggattcttggccggatatgAGGCAGTGGCCAAACTCCCAAAGGGGTCGAAGTCCCCTGTCAATCCGGGAAATCCGGGAAGTTGGCCGGATTTCTGTGGCCGGATTGCTGCCAGAGGCCAAATtcaaaagtttttctttttccctgcATATCCGGTCttgtatccggccagaaattggcCGGATTCGTGAACAGTAAATTTCGTCAaaacttttctttccttgttcgAAACCGGTGTTCGCTCAAAACAcattaaacacataacacagtTAATCCAAGACTTGATCTGGATATATATACACATGAAAAGATTCAATTGTACAACTCAAGAGGTACTTAAATTCACATACATCAAAGTTTCCAAGTGTTCGAGGAGCTACTCAAAACTAGCTActtaactagctcaactcaatTTCTCAAAACTTGGGTCCAACAgtgttcctgtaaggaaaacaaaacaacGGGGGGGGGGGTGAGCTTACcgctcgtgaggtaccaaaTGCACAAATAGATTATGCAGGCCAACAAACACACATAAGAGTGCCTTTATTAAACCAACCATgtataaaaggatacggtcggcccTCAAGGGCCGGTTTCCACttgccatacttgatcgtactcgttgacactccgtcaactatTAATGCGAAGCaaaaccgtagactcctctttacaccATTTCCTTCCACCAttcacccccttaccgggcccgaacacctcacagtTACAAaaggtattactcgagtataccatcgggtcgaggagttaacactccactcgactatCAGTGACCCAAAGGCTCGTTAACGATTCacccaagccctcgccggctcgactcgaataacgGCCTAAGGGAAGGAGCTCAGATGTCACAGTGCTAATAGGGCATAGCCCTAGCAGATGAAAAACCATATACACAAGAAATTTCATAGTCCAACAGTAACAATAATGCAAGTAAGTGGTcaagagcgataaagtacactcttgacCTATTCAAGCTATTCAAgtcacataacaagtacattCAACCATTCAAtgatacactcaccaagcaatcAAGTAATTCACACGTTCGCGTCAGAAGTAGGCCCCGGACCACCGGTACGACCTAAAACAAGCAAGAGAACATATTTGAGACTCAATCACGAATCAACGTATAGACATTAACTTACTAGTACAAGATACTCAAAAGTAAAACGGAGTAACGAAGGTGTGGAACGTGAACCACTTCAACATTCTTCTATTTCCAGTCAAATGCCTCTCAAATCAAGGGCACCCACATTTCTAACCAATTGGGCGGCATTTCCCCACAATTTCTTCACATTCTCAACCTAACCAACAACATCCAACTCATACAAATACACTTATCTATCATAAACTAGTCCATAAACCTTATTTGAGTCACAATAAGCTCAAGTATACATCAATTATTTGTATGAAAGCCATATATAGAAAAACCCCAATTCACTAAACCCTAAAAACCGGAATTCCTcacaaatgcggaaattttccgcaatcaACCACCACTAATACACATAGGTTCTAAATCATTCAATATGAAGCCATCACACCTTACTAATCATGAGAAcccatataaaacagaaaattcctcaataaatagaaaaattgcCACAACCCATCCATAAGtcatgaaataatccacaaaatgGCATCTTTATTCACTAATAACAACCAATTGCATCTTCTAACCAACAAGGAAACAATTTCTTACTCACTTACCTTACAATTACTAGATACAAGGTAGATGGAGGTCTCTCCCTTCAAACAAAAACCACCAAGCACTTCAATCACTCCTAGCAAGaaggttttatggaggaattcaagaaataaacggttggatttcaagatttaggcaaggaaaagaaggaaaattgaagaagtttctctcttcttttctctctagttggccggccaagaggatgaaaaatgatgaagaattttggtcaaaatttaatTTAGTAAAGGTGCAAGACTAGTCAAAATTTTAACCTCTAATAGAATTGCAACAAGTGGCCTCCTCAAGTTTATCCCATTCCCTTGTCTTGTAATGCTTAATTAccctagctaacctctaattaacTCATAACACAAGGTCATAGAGTCTTCGTATATTAAAATTTTCCCCAACTACATTTTTACGGTACCgatcgccctagtgggtcccgcAACCACTAGACACCCCTAAAAACACAGAAAATTACCTATATCCAGAAAATGATGTAAAATTCATATTCTCTCATAAAATCCCTTAGAATATTCACATATTAAAGAAAACACTAAAACTAAGCCTAAAAGCCTAAAATAAATGTctggaaattaaaaaaaaaaaatttcggtgTCTCAcatcagggcttggttccagcccggttccaagggttagacgaactattcgagctaGCTGGGGCTTGGTCaaagatagttccatgctaaacttgggatttagttccttgttaaagctttgacgaaagctaagttattttgtttcgctcgagctgctgtgtgctgttgactggccagcgggggttgataaggtgaatgGGGAAAGtcaagtggagtctacggaccatgagtactttggttgacggagtgtcaacaggaaTTCAAGCTCgaggaattgaactggctttggagccacccgtatcctaccattgtgatgttacttttctgtttttgatgtgaaataacctgattacttgttatttggatgtgagtttacatttatATCCCTGATTACTCTctaagcatataacttaccccattccatttgttttccttagcagggggccgacgcggggatcgctcgggaaggtgtttagtcttttgattagagaatagttgaatttatccttgttataagttgactagtaagatgtatatagttatcgtggtggttgtagttatcagcttttctagggtttactttctgatactcgtggtatgtatgacttggTGTACCAGTTTATGCAACCTTTGAAGCTATA contains:
- the LOC113759862 gene encoding uncharacterized protein LOC113759862, which translates into the protein MPEPNPEPQIDPNIQVAAAIQRMTDLLAQVVQHQGPNPNPPVGNPGNPGNHIESEDRALERFQKFSPPKFLVGPEPDVAEQWLEKMIDIFAALHYSDERQVTFAVFQLEGAARSWWNIIRTKWEREQMPRTWANFVREFNAKYFPPLVQEKKEYEFIRLRQGTQSVAEYESQFTRLSKFAPELILTEQRRARRFLQGLNVEIQKDLAVAQITTFNDAVEKALRSENARLQVRNFQNRKRGASGSSSTQGDKGTPAKFGRGAGGGRFSGTARGAPSRGSQPGRGPQRSGSQGSSATVSRGPCSFCGKPNHTDDDCWRKQNKCLRCGSAEHRLASCPVQSREAKGTTHTSKATSNQSRVEGAKPKVPARVYFIEQRLVPDSAEVVEGTIPVFHRLARILIDPGATHSFVNPEFMCGIDINPVTLPYELEVSTPTGNQCLISSEMYTNYEIWVGERKLLGNLISLAIKGYNVILGMDWLARYNAQLDCKRKLVEFCIPGEATLRLDVRGSLASSAMISGIRARKLLSRGAQGFLAFLLNTPTDKLTIEDVPVVREYPDVFPDELVNLPPEREIELEINLLPGTSPISRTPYRMAPAELKELKLQLQDLLERGFIHESGSPWGAPVLFVKKKDGTLRMCAVVFSKLDLRQGYYQLLIRKEDVPKTAFNSRYGHNEFAVMPLG